In Choloepus didactylus isolate mChoDid1 chromosome 6, mChoDid1.pri, whole genome shotgun sequence, one DNA window encodes the following:
- the LOC119537739 gene encoding olfactory receptor 143-like — MGMAVENVSSVTEFILMGLTDQPELQLPLFFLLLINFVVTVVGNLILINLIFLNSHLHIPMYFFLFNLSFIDLCYSFVFTPKMLMSFNLERNIISFAGCMAQLFFFCFFVNSECYVLTAMAYDRCMAICKPLLYTITMTPQVCSLLMSASYVMGFTSAMAYTGCMIRLTFCDSNVINHYMCEGFPLLQLSCSSTYANELLASIIVDIVVIVSSLIICISYALILFSILHMSSAKGWSKAFSTCGSHLITVGLFYGSGLLTYVKPSSAGSLGQEKFFSVLYTHVVPMLNPLIYSLRNKDVKLALKNTLKRITNRAEPVVLP, encoded by the coding sequence ATGGGGATGGCTGTGGAAAATGTCTCTTCAGTGACTGAGTTTATCCTAATGGGATTAACAGACCAACCTGAGCTCCAGCTGCCTCTGTTTTTTCTGTTACTGATTAACTTTGTGGTCACCGTGGTggggaatttaattttaattaacctTATTTTCCTGAATTCCCACCTTCACATCcctatgtactttttcctcttcaATCTCTCCTTCATTGATCTCTGCTATTCATTCGTCTTTACCCCTAAAATGCTCATGAGCTTTAATTTGGAGAGGAACATTATCTCCTTTGCAGGATGCATGGCtcagttatttttcttctgcttctttgtcAACTCTGAGTGCTATGTGCTGACagccatggcctatgaccgctgcATGGCCATCTGTAAGCCCCTGCTGTACACCATCACCATGACCCCTCAGGTGTGTTCTCTGTTGATGTCTGCTTCATATGTGATGGGGTTTACTAGTGCTATGGCTTACACAGGGTGCATGATCAGGCTGACATTTTGTGATTCCAATGTCATCAACCACTACATGTGTGAAGGTTTCCCCCTACTTCAGCTCTCCTGCAGCAGCACCTATGCCAATGAGCTCTTGGCTTCCATTATTGTAGACATAGTTGTCATAGTATCTAGTCTTATTATTTGTATCTCTTATGCCCTGATTCTTTTCAGTATCCTTCACATGTCATCAGCTAAGGGCTGGTCCAAAGCCTTCAGCACCTGTGGCTCCCACTTAATAACTGTTGGCCTTTTCTATGGATCTGGGCTCCTCACATATGTGAAGCCATCATCTGCTGGGTCTTTGGGACAGGAGAAGTTCTTCTCAGTGCTTTATACCCATGTGGTGCCCATGCTGAACCCCctcatctacagcctgaggaacaaggatgTCAAACTTGCTCTGAAGAACACCCTGAAGAGAATAACAAATAGAGCAGAACCAGTGGTGCTGCCTTAG